One Dehalococcoidia bacterium genomic window, AGCTTGCAAGCCTGCAGGAGCAGGTAGCAAATCTAAAGCGGAGAATGAAGGGGTTGGACGATAAAACACTTGACATAATGTCTGATTTTGAGACAGTGCATCAACAGGTATCCTCAAAACGCCAGGAACTGGCAAAGGTCGAGGAGGAATGGCAAGAAGAGCAGGCCTCGCTATCGCAGGAGCAAGCTGAGCTAAACTCTGCCCTTGCCACCCTGGAGCAAAAGAGAAAAGACCTCGCTTCCAAGCTCGATACGGCGAGCCTGGAGCTTTATCAGGCACTAAGGCGAATACGGCAGGGGAAGGCTGTGGCCAAGGTGGAGCAGGGGGTATGTCAGGGATGCCGAATTGCCCTTCCGATGAGCGAAATGCAGCGCGCCAAGATAGGGCAGGAACTGGTGCAGTGTAGTAGCTGTGAGAGGATTCTTTATCTGAGCTAGGCGATGAAAGCGATCGGCTACTTCCGCGTTTTTTCAGATGCCGAGCAGGGTGCTCCATCTCCCCAAGCTGAGCAGCAGGAGGGATTTCACCAATTTTGCCAAGAGCACGGTTATGGGCCGTTAAAGACCTTCACCGATACGGACTCAGCAGGAAGGTTTAACGACACAGAGTACCGACGCATGCTCCGCCACATCCGAGATCAGCGGGAGAACCTCATCGTTGTGGTGAAAAGCCTCCGTTATCTCCACCCCGACCCTAAGGAAACGGTGCGCTGTGTCCTGGAACTCGACGGCCTTGGAGCCATGGTTAACTCCATAGATGAAGCGCTCGAAGAACCCCTGGCAGCAGCCTTAAATATGTGGTCTACCCAGCGCCAGGGTAAAGGAAGTGGGGAGCGGGTGAGAGAAGCAATGAAGATGAGAGCGATACATGGAATGGGACTGGGCAAACCCCCTTTTGGCTATCGGATCGGCGCCAACCAGAAGCTGGAGGTCATGCCCGAGGAGGCGGAAACCGTTGGTCTTATCTATCGACTATATCTTCAGGAGAATATGGGCGTTCGCCTCATCGCTCGCTATCTTAATGAGCAGGGTATCACTACCAGGAAGGGTAACCGGTGGAGCATCGTGG contains:
- a CDS encoding C4-type zinc ribbon domain-containing protein gives rise to the protein MSKGRQLYDLQEIDSEIDAKRDALSEVMSRLDDSEVVDQSRLSLARDEERLADLERSQRELEREVEDLQAKAAVSEERLYGGTVKIPKELASLQEQVANLKRRMKGLDDKTLDIMSDFETVHQQVSSKRQELAKVEEEWQEEQASLSQEQAELNSALATLEQKRKDLASKLDTASLELYQALRRIRQGKAVAKVEQGVCQGCRIALPMSEMQRAKIGQELVQCSSCERILYLS